In a single window of the Roseiconus lacunae genome:
- a CDS encoding sigma-70 family RNA polymerase sigma factor, whose protein sequence is MHNNYRDSKIKELRDQLRFNQKTKLIEQAAATETLLSEIEDGRDYAYDYLCYRITNYRPDQSSRHNIASADLSHDLRLLIEDLSELAELSVEEIAEQVHTVQDLSRQFNVSTKTISRWRESGLVSRRLLFGGRKRVGFLNSSVEQFVSRNKEKIQRGERFSQLSEDEKGEIIERARQLVEGGAALADVTRLLSDQMGRSAETIRYTLKNFDADNSSIAIFPNHRGVLTDDDKRSIFHQYLGGVTLAQLCRRFRRTRTSIQRILIEMRRQRIFELPLDYIYNEDFENTAREAEFMGDEPVESGEQRKVRVPSDLPRYLASLYDVALLSREQEYHLFRKMNYLKHKASKLRESIGDEASGKSAIMNEIEDLYEQAVKVKNRIVQSNLRLVVSIAKRHLSTSEDFFALVSDGNMSLIRAVEKFDYSRGNKFSTYASWAIMKNFARTIPNEFKHRDRFRTTTEELFLSRQDERVDPYMEETVQRNRKRELSKILNRLDEREQKIIAARFGLERGSEPLTLKEVGEEMGVTKERVRQLEVRALAKLRSAAHENNIDIEFEA, encoded by the coding sequence ATGCACAACAATTATCGCGATAGCAAAATCAAGGAGCTTCGTGACCAACTTCGTTTCAATCAGAAGACGAAGTTAATCGAGCAAGCCGCGGCGACGGAGACGTTGCTCAGCGAGATCGAGGACGGTCGCGATTACGCGTACGACTACCTGTGTTATCGAATTACCAATTACCGCCCCGATCAATCGAGTCGGCACAATATCGCGTCGGCCGATCTTTCGCACGACCTGCGTTTATTGATCGAAGATCTCAGCGAACTGGCCGAGCTTTCCGTCGAAGAAATCGCCGAACAAGTTCACACGGTTCAGGACCTAAGCCGCCAGTTTAATGTTTCGACCAAAACCATCAGTCGCTGGCGAGAGTCCGGACTAGTGAGCCGCCGTTTGCTGTTTGGCGGACGTAAACGCGTCGGTTTTCTGAACAGCAGCGTCGAACAATTCGTCTCTCGCAACAAAGAAAAGATTCAGCGCGGAGAGCGTTTCAGCCAGTTGAGCGAAGACGAAAAGGGCGAAATCATCGAACGCGCACGTCAACTGGTTGAAGGCGGCGCCGCGCTAGCCGATGTCACTCGGTTGTTGTCCGACCAGATGGGACGCAGCGCCGAAACGATCCGCTACACCCTCAAAAATTTCGATGCCGATAATTCGTCGATCGCGATCTTCCCCAATCATCGAGGGGTCCTAACCGACGACGACAAGCGTTCGATCTTTCATCAGTATCTGGGCGGAGTGACGTTGGCTCAGCTTTGCCGTCGATTCCGACGAACACGCACCAGCATTCAACGAATCTTGATCGAGATGCGCCGCCAGCGGATTTTCGAACTCCCACTGGATTACATCTATAACGAGGACTTTGAGAACACGGCTCGTGAAGCAGAGTTCATGGGTGACGAACCGGTCGAGTCCGGTGAGCAGCGTAAGGTACGCGTCCCGAGTGATCTGCCTCGCTACCTCGCCTCGCTTTACGACGTCGCATTGCTGTCGCGCGAACAGGAGTATCATCTGTTCCGAAAGATGAACTACCTTAAGCACAAGGCTAGCAAGCTACGCGAATCAATTGGCGACGAGGCAAGTGGTAAATCGGCGATCATGAATGAGATCGAAGATTTGTACGAGCAGGCCGTTAAAGTCAAAAACCGAATCGTGCAGTCCAACTTGCGATTGGTCGTCTCGATCGCCAAACGCCACCTTTCGACTTCGGAAGACTTTTTCGCACTCGTCAGTGATGGCAACATGTCATTGATTCGTGCGGTCGAGAAATTTGATTACTCTCGCGGTAACAAGTTCAGCACGTACGCCTCGTGGGCGATCATGAAGAACTTCGCGCGCACGATTCCGAACGAATTTAAGCATCGTGATCGATTCCGAACCACCACGGAGGAGCTCTTTCTCTCGCGGCAGGATGAGCGCGTCGATCCATACATGGAAGAAACGGTCCAGCGAAACCGAAAGCGTGAACTTTCAAAGATTCTCAATCGGTTGGACGAGCGTGAGCAAAAAATCATTGCGGCTCGGTTCGGACTCGAACGCGGGAGCGAACCTCTGACTCTCAAAGAGGTCGGCGAGGAAATGGGCGTGACCAAAGAACGTGTTCGCCAACTGGAGGTGCGAGCGTTGGCTAAACTGCGATCGGCCGCCCATGAGAACAACATTGATATCGAGTTTGAAGCGTAG
- a CDS encoding sulfatase: MLSRSSLFCLATAVFQVIVFPSSDAIGKPPKPIRNVILIVSDDLKASVLGCYGDQVCRTPHLDHLASRGTVFERAYCQGTWCAPSRTSFMHSRYRDSENITLGEQLRQHQASSIRVGKIFHMRVPGDIIAGTDGPDIAACWTRRYNAPGPEAHTPGEYACLNLNIVTDDLFGRQSTRMPHRMFVSVKTTTDGTEQADYKATTKAIEILQEDHRAPFFLAVGLVRPHYPMVAPNDYFHPYGIERIEMPGNWHDDTSDIPKIGLAGTHNDRNPIGDYPDNQKRMWSAYYASVSFMDHQVGRLLTALEQSRYATDTAVIFTSDHGYHLGEHGLWQKSNLHEEVVRVPLIASVPGVPAGRSDSLVELVDLYPTVCDLMNVPVPDAAQGTSLLPVIEDQDHELRPDALSLHKGASLRTPRWHYIRYQDGSEELYQMDADPSEITNLADDESMTKVLADLRERLDERLENDAHLIDRNTQR, encoded by the coding sequence ATGTTATCGCGATCATCTTTGTTTTGTCTGGCCACGGCCGTTTTCCAGGTCATCGTTTTTCCTAGTTCGGATGCAATTGGCAAGCCCCCCAAACCAATTCGCAATGTCATTCTGATCGTTTCCGATGACCTGAAGGCAAGCGTCCTCGGTTGTTATGGTGATCAGGTTTGCCGAACGCCGCATCTGGATCATTTGGCAAGCCGCGGGACGGTGTTCGAGCGAGCGTATTGTCAGGGAACGTGGTGCGCGCCATCTCGAACCTCATTTATGCACAGTCGATACCGAGACAGTGAAAACATCACTCTGGGAGAACAATTGCGACAGCACCAAGCGAGTTCGATCCGAGTGGGGAAGATCTTTCACATGCGAGTCCCCGGCGACATCATCGCCGGAACCGATGGTCCGGACATCGCAGCTTGTTGGACCCGGCGTTACAACGCTCCGGGTCCGGAAGCACACACGCCCGGCGAATACGCGTGTTTGAATCTAAACATTGTGACGGACGACTTATTCGGTCGGCAGTCAACACGGATGCCCCACCGGATGTTCGTTTCCGTCAAAACCACGACCGATGGCACCGAGCAAGCCGATTACAAAGCGACGACGAAAGCGATCGAGATTTTGCAGGAAGATCATCGTGCGCCATTCTTTCTGGCTGTCGGTTTGGTTCGCCCTCACTATCCCATGGTCGCGCCGAACGATTACTTTCATCCGTACGGAATCGAACGGATTGAGATGCCAGGCAATTGGCACGACGATACTAGCGATATTCCCAAGATCGGGTTAGCCGGAACACACAACGATCGCAATCCGATCGGCGACTATCCCGACAACCAAAAGCGAATGTGGTCGGCGTACTATGCCAGCGTCAGTTTTATGGACCACCAAGTCGGACGCCTATTAACGGCCCTAGAACAATCACGTTACGCCACCGACACCGCCGTCATCTTCACCAGTGACCATGGTTATCACCTGGGCGAACACGGTTTGTGGCAGAAGAGCAACCTGCACGAGGAAGTTGTGCGTGTTCCCTTAATCGCCAGCGTACCGGGCGTCCCCGCCGGTCGGTCTGACTCGTTGGTCGAGTTGGTCGATCTCTATCCGACCGTCTGCGACTTGATGAACGTTCCCGTGCCTGACGCCGCCCAAGGAACCAGCTTGCTTCCGGTCATCGAGGACCAAGATCACGAGCTTCGTCCCGACGCGTTGTCACTGCACAAAGGCGCATCGCTTCGCACCCCACGTTGGCATTACATCCGTTATCAAGACGGATCGGAAGAGCTCTATCAGATGGACGCCGATCCGAGCGAAATTACGAACCTCGCCGATGACGAATCAATGACGAAGGTGCTGGCTGACTTACGTGAGCGACTTGATGAGCGGCTCGAGAACGACGCTCATTTGATCGACCGGAACACCCAGCGATAG
- a CDS encoding sigma-70 family RNA polymerase sigma factor, with the protein MTDTNEVTNWIEQVKDGDSHAELQIWQHYFERLVRTVRRNLRGQNRAISDEEDIVASVFESFYKAAEAGRFPDLADRDELWRLLLKMSARKVIDKRRHDQRQRRGDGAIAQSLASPDGEQLLQIVGDHPTPEMIAMMTETIEQLLQLLRGGELQEIAIAKLDGLSNAEIASKLNCSERTVERRLHLIREKLQQQL; encoded by the coding sequence ATGACCGACACCAACGAAGTGACAAACTGGATCGAGCAGGTCAAGGACGGTGACTCCCATGCCGAACTGCAGATTTGGCAGCACTACTTTGAGCGTTTGGTCCGAACCGTGCGACGAAACCTGCGCGGTCAAAATCGAGCGATCTCCGATGAAGAAGACATCGTCGCGAGTGTCTTCGAGAGCTTCTATAAAGCCGCCGAAGCCGGGCGTTTCCCAGACCTGGCCGATCGAGATGAACTGTGGCGATTGCTGCTGAAAATGTCCGCACGCAAGGTCATCGACAAGCGACGACACGACCAGCGTCAACGCCGCGGCGACGGTGCGATCGCGCAGTCATTGGCGAGCCCCGATGGAGAGCAGCTATTGCAAATCGTTGGCGACCATCCCACCCCGGAGATGATCGCGATGATGACCGAAACCATAGAGCAACTCCTGCAATTGCTTCGCGGCGGCGAGCTTCAGGAGATCGCGATCGCAAAGTTGGACGGACTCTCCAACGCGGAGATCGCTTCGAAACTGAATTGTTCCGAACGTACCGTAGAGAGGCGTCTGCACCTCATTCGTGAGAAACTGCAACAACAGCTTTAA
- a CDS encoding VOC family protein: protein MNKLPSRVNLITLGVADIAASTEFYERLGWKRSTASNESVTFFYSNGTVLGLFGRAALAEDAQVEDSKPGFAGVALAQNFASEADVDTAFAHAIDSGAAPLKQPQKVFWGGYSGYFADPDGHLWELAYNPFSELDENGHMTLP, encoded by the coding sequence ATGAACAAACTGCCTTCAAGAGTGAACCTGATCACGCTGGGCGTTGCTGACATCGCCGCGTCGACCGAATTCTACGAACGCTTGGGATGGAAACGATCAACGGCGTCCAATGAAAGTGTGACGTTCTTCTACTCCAACGGAACCGTGTTGGGATTGTTTGGACGTGCCGCATTGGCCGAAGATGCGCAAGTAGAAGATTCGAAGCCTGGTTTCGCAGGCGTTGCTTTGGCACAAAACTTCGCATCCGAGGCTGACGTCGACACCGCGTTTGCCCATGCGATTGACAGTGGCGCCGCACCGCTTAAGCAACCACAAAAGGTTTTTTGGGGTGGGTACTCGGGGTACTTTGCTGACCCAGACGGACATCTTTGGGAGCTGGCTTACAATCCATTTTCGGAACTCGACGAGAATGGGCATATGACGTTGCCGTGA
- a CDS encoding alpha/beta hydrolase — translation MLLHRFAVVAVASLLVLLLPPTTKTVQADPPQRLALWEDGAPGSRARMHEPEKLNGSNVTNVHHPSITVYLPAKDQASGTAVIIAPGGGHRMLCLGHEGDSLAKWFADHGIAAFVLRYRLSREPNSIYTLEGHAMDDTRRAIRMVRSKAPQWQIDPDRIGILGFSAGGELAAYAAMNPQPGDPNADDPIETQSSRPNFQGLIYPGKSGTFTVNEGMPPAFIAYGYNDRPDISIGMAEVYLKYKKAGVPCEMHVYANAGHGFGYRPGTTTAAGDWPRRFVEWLADSKLLAKNP, via the coding sequence ATGCTACTTCACCGATTCGCTGTGGTTGCAGTCGCTTCGCTACTCGTCTTGCTTCTGCCCCCGACCACAAAGACGGTTCAGGCTGATCCGCCGCAGCGTCTTGCGCTTTGGGAGGACGGCGCACCGGGATCACGGGCGCGGATGCATGAACCAGAAAAGCTAAACGGCAGCAATGTCACCAATGTCCATCATCCGTCGATCACCGTTTACCTTCCGGCTAAAGATCAAGCCAGCGGAACGGCGGTTATCATCGCTCCCGGTGGCGGCCACCGGATGCTTTGTCTGGGACACGAAGGTGACTCCCTCGCGAAATGGTTCGCAGATCATGGTATCGCCGCGTTCGTTTTACGCTACCGACTTTCGCGTGAACCAAACTCAATCTACACACTCGAAGGTCATGCGATGGATGACACTCGACGGGCCATTCGTATGGTCCGATCGAAAGCCCCGCAGTGGCAGATCGATCCGGACCGAATCGGAATCCTTGGCTTTTCCGCGGGAGGCGAATTGGCGGCTTATGCGGCGATGAATCCCCAACCAGGCGACCCGAACGCCGACGATCCGATCGAAACACAAAGCAGTCGACCAAATTTTCAGGGTTTGATTTACCCAGGAAAGTCCGGGACATTTACGGTCAACGAAGGAATGCCTCCGGCCTTCATCGCCTATGGCTACAACGATCGTCCGGACATCTCGATTGGAATGGCCGAGGTCTACCTGAAGTACAAGAAGGCGGGCGTCCCGTGTGAAATGCACGTCTATGCGAACGCGGGACACGGATTCGGCTATCGGCCGGGGACGACGACGGCCGCCGGCGATTGGCCGAGACGCTTTGTCGAATGGCTTGCCGATTCGAAGTTACTCGCCAAGAACCCCTAA
- a CDS encoding tetratricopeptide repeat protein, with protein MIAASIALTAVVVFVTFIPGHRVIAQDAAVQDAASKRDEGELDQELVKFFEHFRDTTHEESAAELVNQLNVERICEGAVEKADVEIPLLVRKNLPLMAKTQFQHWFELADDRWMRYELVYTKVSPDGTKAEALVRTWDQDYVSTRTFFDLEKGERWQITDWTDLTIGMSSQWMMAAILRDGFSTDQPKDFQHVTSIMVQSITAVAQQDFYQAASTLKELVGYDVPESMRSLRWCFTAACELQSDANYALEAVDKLEAYEPDAPIIELIRCNAYLALEQYDRVIDEGHRYMQRFGPDADAYHSIGLAYHELGKTDKAIECFLAGLDDTPESYDIVESLAIALPDDRKSEFIEYFKTLPDSDDQIEILADALEMGGDIAALDTLLEYAKEVPGGAPNRPYYESLVLQDREQYAEAMDRLIQGRGILDEDDYYREYYDLQIVSVAIDMGEPMKAYETIQDKQQVFESLLDHLDVQRSLGTEGNEHDESTQPKHEPSQYDAWIQSLIEHHTGKFPDDSLTWTVLGRREYYAENYKSAVRHLQKALDLHLKQADESLEQEDDYVLESLLSQLAECHAELNSLEEFFDGYPDKQTLRNIIAYSVDYESEQYQRVLEKYPDSPDDSDVDGGIESLYLAERYEDVLKACQEADEEDEYLYTMYEICSLAYLNRFDDAILRARGFDETQRDLGRAFVYAIKNDRDRFKAAFRRAFLHGYSVDFMKTYIAFPENWDFLDQLEEGLVRPFESYSELRRLVFLTRHPFEVNAVSVHQAANSIGIDLTTVRPEELADQTNEESYLCQFEKGAVVISHQGSEYFLKSGQGPYRGDPKNLFYTELSEGQANTIDQHQAWVSIDVYQWPQAPEIETPSSIPGETLQVLLNLAQALTLGDTTADDSTVGNAIAVVHEDSATYVAPLPDNFFESLKQSPKVDTLTTMFEEN; from the coding sequence ATGATCGCGGCTTCTATTGCGTTGACGGCGGTCGTCGTCTTCGTGACGTTCATCCCCGGTCATCGTGTGATCGCTCAAGACGCTGCCGTTCAAGATGCTGCGTCGAAGCGGGATGAGGGCGAACTGGACCAGGAACTTGTCAAGTTCTTCGAGCACTTTCGAGACACGACCCACGAAGAGTCGGCTGCCGAATTGGTCAATCAACTGAATGTTGAGCGAATCTGTGAAGGCGCGGTCGAAAAAGCTGATGTCGAAATCCCTTTGTTGGTCCGGAAAAATCTGCCGTTGATGGCTAAGACACAGTTTCAACACTGGTTTGAGTTGGCCGACGACCGCTGGATGCGATACGAGCTTGTTTACACCAAGGTTTCTCCCGATGGGACGAAGGCCGAAGCGTTGGTCCGCACCTGGGACCAAGACTACGTTTCGACAAGGACGTTCTTTGACCTCGAAAAAGGTGAGCGATGGCAAATCACCGACTGGACTGACTTGACGATTGGAATGTCCAGTCAGTGGATGATGGCGGCGATTCTGCGCGATGGCTTCAGTACCGACCAGCCGAAAGATTTTCAGCATGTGACAAGCATCATGGTCCAGTCGATCACCGCGGTCGCGCAGCAAGATTTTTACCAAGCCGCGTCAACGTTGAAAGAATTGGTCGGCTACGATGTCCCCGAAAGTATGCGATCGTTGCGTTGGTGCTTCACCGCCGCCTGCGAATTGCAGTCCGATGCTAACTATGCACTTGAGGCCGTCGACAAACTCGAAGCTTACGAACCCGATGCCCCGATCATCGAACTGATCCGATGCAACGCCTACTTAGCTCTGGAACAATACGACCGGGTCATCGACGAAGGGCATCGATATATGCAGCGGTTCGGTCCCGACGCCGACGCCTACCACTCGATCGGATTGGCTTATCACGAACTCGGCAAAACAGACAAGGCGATCGAGTGCTTTTTAGCCGGTCTGGATGATACGCCGGAGTCTTATGACATTGTCGAATCACTCGCGATCGCGTTACCTGACGATCGGAAGTCAGAATTTATCGAATATTTCAAAACACTTCCTGACAGCGATGATCAAATCGAAATCCTCGCCGATGCACTGGAGATGGGCGGCGACATCGCGGCACTGGACACGTTGCTGGAGTATGCCAAGGAGGTTCCCGGCGGTGCACCCAACCGACCTTACTATGAAAGCTTGGTGTTGCAAGACCGGGAGCAATACGCCGAAGCAATGGATCGATTGATTCAAGGTCGTGGGATCTTGGATGAAGACGACTACTATCGCGAGTATTACGATCTGCAAATCGTCTCGGTCGCCATTGACATGGGGGAACCGATGAAAGCGTATGAAACGATTCAAGACAAGCAACAAGTCTTCGAGTCACTGCTTGATCATCTCGATGTTCAACGCTCTCTCGGCACCGAAGGAAATGAACACGACGAGAGCACCCAGCCCAAACACGAACCGTCCCAGTACGATGCTTGGATTCAGTCACTGATCGAGCATCACACCGGCAAGTTCCCGGATGACTCTTTGACTTGGACTGTTCTTGGACGCCGCGAGTACTATGCCGAAAACTACAAATCGGCCGTTCGTCACTTACAAAAAGCACTCGATCTGCACCTAAAGCAAGCCGACGAATCGCTCGAGCAAGAAGATGACTATGTGCTTGAATCACTGCTCTCTCAACTAGCCGAATGCCACGCCGAATTGAATTCACTTGAAGAGTTTTTTGATGGTTATCCCGATAAGCAGACGTTGCGGAATATCATCGCCTACAGCGTGGACTACGAATCGGAGCAATATCAACGCGTACTGGAAAAGTACCCAGATAGCCCGGACGATTCCGATGTCGATGGAGGGATCGAATCTCTGTATCTCGCCGAACGCTATGAGGACGTTCTCAAAGCTTGCCAAGAGGCTGATGAAGAAGACGAATATCTCTACACGATGTACGAAATTTGCAGTCTCGCCTACCTGAACCGATTCGACGACGCGATCCTGAGGGCGCGAGGGTTCGACGAAACTCAGCGAGACCTTGGTCGCGCGTTCGTGTATGCAATAAAGAATGATCGAGACCGATTCAAAGCGGCATTTCGCCGAGCATTTTTGCACGGCTACAGCGTCGACTTTATGAAAACCTACATTGCGTTCCCGGAAAATTGGGACTTCCTTGATCAGCTCGAAGAAGGGCTCGTACGCCCCTTCGAATCGTATTCTGAACTACGTCGGCTCGTCTTCCTGACCCGACATCCGTTCGAAGTCAATGCCGTTTCTGTTCATCAAGCGGCGAATTCGATCGGTATCGACCTAACTACAGTCCGTCCCGAAGAACTTGCCGACCAAACCAATGAAGAAAGCTATCTTTGCCAGTTCGAAAAAGGTGCCGTCGTTATTTCGCACCAGGGAAGCGAGTACTTCTTAAAATCAGGGCAGGGGCCCTATCGGGGTGATCCGAAGAATTTGTTCTACACCGAACTCAGTGAAGGGCAAGCGAACACGATCGATCAACACCAGGCCTGGGTCTCGATCGACGTCTATCAGTGGCCTCAAGCACCCGAGATCGAGACTCCTTCTTCGATCCCCGGGGAAACGCTGCAAGTTCTGCTGAACTTGGCCCAAGCGCTGACCCTCGGGGATACGACCGCCGACGATTCCACTGTGGGGAATGCGATCGCTGTCGTCCACGAAGATTCGGCGACATATGTCGCTCCGCTGCCCGACAACTTTTTCGAATCGCTGAAGCAATCTCCCAAGGTCGATACGTTGACCACAATGTTCGAAGAAAACTGA
- a CDS encoding PQQ-binding-like beta-propeller repeat protein, whose translation MNASGFCHGNRHSHVQSMIRYRAFYVLVLTVAFVGCRKRTPVNEISTSESGIQVQEFDRSLTKGDWNQWRGPQGDGVAVDQPLPIEWGESKNIDWDVDIPGRGHGSPIVVNDLVVVSTAIDSTEEQRVVAFDQHSGEQKWSTVVHQGGFPSRRDVHQKATNANGTVASDGNLFVVAHLNQNRIIVSALDQSGEIAWQRDIGAFASKFGYAPSPILYKSLVIVAADNFGGGYIAGLDLASGEVAWRRSRGDASTYSSPHVATVGGIDQLLIAGGNRVASYDPATGEPLWETEGTAASTCGTVVTAGEKVFASGGYPDKETVCLSASGERLWSQSTKLYEPSPITDGKNLFGVTDDGIAICWSGDEGTVLWRKRLGGNFSGSPVLCNGHLYVADLSGNTYVFAASAEGYQPIAKNRLGDDCYASPAISDSAIYLRIGIGSGNNRKERLVKIRDTSGKSS comes from the coding sequence ATGAACGCTTCCGGTTTTTGTCATGGCAATCGTCACTCGCACGTCCAATCGATGATTCGCTATCGGGCGTTTTATGTCCTCGTGCTAACCGTTGCATTTGTCGGTTGCCGTAAACGCACACCGGTCAATGAGATATCAACTTCTGAAAGCGGAATTCAAGTTCAGGAGTTTGATCGTTCGCTTACCAAAGGCGATTGGAATCAGTGGCGAGGTCCGCAAGGCGACGGTGTCGCGGTCGACCAACCGCTTCCAATCGAGTGGGGCGAATCCAAAAATATTGATTGGGACGTCGACATTCCGGGACGTGGGCACGGCAGTCCGATCGTCGTCAATGACTTGGTCGTCGTTTCTACAGCAATCGATTCGACGGAAGAACAACGCGTCGTTGCGTTCGATCAGCATAGTGGCGAACAGAAGTGGTCTACGGTGGTCCACCAAGGCGGCTTCCCAAGCCGGCGTGATGTTCATCAAAAGGCGACGAACGCGAACGGCACCGTGGCATCCGATGGCAACCTGTTTGTGGTTGCTCACCTGAATCAAAATCGAATCATCGTGTCTGCACTCGATCAGTCCGGCGAGATTGCATGGCAACGCGATATCGGTGCGTTCGCGTCAAAGTTCGGGTACGCCCCTTCGCCGATCCTCTACAAGTCGTTGGTGATTGTCGCCGCCGATAACTTTGGTGGTGGCTACATTGCGGGTTTGGATCTCGCCAGTGGCGAGGTCGCGTGGCGCCGCTCGCGGGGTGATGCGAGTACTTATTCAAGTCCTCATGTCGCGACAGTCGGTGGCATCGACCAGCTGCTGATCGCCGGCGGAAACCGTGTCGCAAGTTATGACCCTGCGACCGGCGAACCACTTTGGGAGACCGAAGGAACCGCGGCATCGACATGCGGAACCGTCGTCACCGCCGGCGAAAAAGTTTTTGCTTCCGGCGGATATCCAGATAAGGAAACCGTTTGTCTTTCCGCTTCGGGCGAACGACTTTGGTCGCAGTCAACGAAGCTTTATGAGCCGTCCCCCATCACCGACGGGAAAAATCTTTTCGGCGTCACCGATGACGGCATCGCGATTTGCTGGTCGGGTGACGAAGGAACCGTGCTTTGGCGTAAACGACTTGGCGGCAACTTCAGTGGATCTCCGGTGCTTTGCAACGGACATCTGTATGTCGCTGACTTGTCAGGAAATACCTATGTCTTCGCGGCCTCTGCCGAAGGCTACCAACCAATCGCCAAGAACCGGTTGGGTGATGATTGCTATGCAAGTCCTGCGATCAGCGACTCTGCGATCTACCTTCGAATCGGAATCGGATCCGGGAACAATCGTAAGGAACGCCTGGTGAAAATTCGCGACACTTCCGGCAAGAGCAGTTAG
- a CDS encoding Gfo/Idh/MocA family protein: protein MKRRFFLATSIGLSLTGLTLADDSGSDRRRVAIIGHTGRGNFGHGLDTVWTLLPETKIVGVADANPKGLASAQQRLKTGHGYADYRTMLKEVRPEFVSVAPRHADQHHDMIIAAIESGAKGIYVEKPICRSLAELDAIVQAADQRDVKIAVAHRNRYHPVMPVIKQLLDDGQLGKLLEIRGRGKGDRRGGIEDLWVLGSHEFNLMHYFAGQPVSCSATILQDDRPVVAANVIDGNEGLGPMAGNRVHATYIMENGVMARYDSIANDQTSKSYCMQLVGSKGIITIHIDMTPVAHFTPGDPYQVPEKPRPWIPITTAGIGQPESNPQAVRDVHRHITAVRDLIDAVDHRRAPLCSIRDAGVTIEMIAAVFESHRRSGQVTTFPLEERENALAKLSR from the coding sequence ATGAAACGGCGTTTCTTTCTCGCTACCTCGATCGGCCTTTCGTTGACCGGTTTGACACTCGCTGACGATTCGGGATCCGATCGGCGTCGCGTCGCGATCATAGGGCACACGGGGCGTGGGAATTTTGGGCACGGTCTCGATACCGTTTGGACGCTGTTACCCGAAACCAAAATTGTTGGTGTCGCCGATGCCAATCCGAAGGGGCTGGCGAGTGCCCAACAGCGATTGAAGACCGGTCACGGCTATGCTGATTACCGTACAATGCTCAAGGAGGTTCGCCCGGAATTTGTCTCGGTCGCACCTCGCCACGCGGATCAACATCACGACATGATCATCGCGGCGATCGAATCGGGGGCCAAAGGGATTTATGTGGAAAAACCGATTTGCCGAAGTCTGGCCGAGCTCGATGCGATCGTTCAAGCCGCCGATCAACGAGACGTGAAAATCGCGGTCGCACATCGCAATCGCTATCACCCGGTGATGCCGGTTATCAAGCAACTGCTTGACGACGGACAGCTCGGTAAGCTGCTCGAAATCCGTGGCCGTGGCAAAGGTGATCGCCGCGGCGGTATCGAAGATCTTTGGGTGCTAGGCAGTCATGAATTCAATTTAATGCATTACTTTGCAGGCCAACCCGTTTCCTGCTCGGCAACGATCCTGCAAGACGATCGACCCGTCGTCGCGGCAAATGTGATCGACGGCAACGAAGGCCTGGGGCCGATGGCGGGCAATCGAGTTCACGCAACATACATCATGGAAAACGGCGTGATGGCTCGTTACGATTCGATCGCAAACGACCAGACCTCGAAAAGCTACTGCATGCAACTCGTCGGGTCAAAAGGCATCATTACGATTCACATCGATATGACGCCGGTCGCCCACTTCACACCCGGTGATCCCTATCAAGTTCCTGAAAAACCGCGGCCATGGATACCGATCACGACTGCCGGGATCGGTCAGCCAGAATCAAATCCCCAGGCGGTTCGCGATGTTCATCGTCATATCACCGCCGTCCGTGACCTGATCGATGCCGTTGACCATCGCCGTGCACCACTTTGCAGTATCCGAGATGCGGGCGTCACGATTGAGATGATCGCTGCGGTGTTCGAGTCGCATCGTCGGTCGGGGCAAGTGACGACGTTTCCTTTAGAGGAACGTGAGAACGCACTTGCCAAGTTAAGCCGGTAG